TCGCGCGCGAAAAAAATGGGCCTGCACTTCCACCCGCACCGCGGCATCCTGCGCGGCGCGTGGCCCGGCGCCCCGGTCGTCGCGAGCGACACGGAGGAGGACATCTTCCACGCGCTCGGGCTGGATTTCGTCGCGCCGGAGAGGAGGGAACGGTGAAACCACGCCGCCACGTCTTCATGTTCCAACCGCGTTTCGTGCCGCTCATCCTCGACGGCACGAAGACATCGACGATCCGGTTGCCGCGCAAGCGCGAGGTGCGCGTCGGCGATATCTGCGACCTGCGCACGTGGACCGGGCGTCCGTATGCCAGCAAGCAACGCAAGCTGCGCGAGGTCGTATGCGCGGCGGTTTTGTCCGTCGAAATCGACGAGTCGTGGGAGGTGTGGCTGCACGGCAACAAACGCCTCGAAATAAAAGAGCGCCGCGCCCTGGCGCGGGGCGAGGGTTTTTATTCGCCGATGGACATGCTCACCTGGTTCCGCGACACCCACGGCATGCCCTTCCGCGGCACGCTCTACAGGTGGAAGGAGGGGCTCGCATGACTCCGAGGGTGAAAAGTTATTTTTCCGGTGCCGGGTTGATGGACCTGGGTTTGATGCGCGGCGGCGTGAACATTGTGCAGAGCTTCGAGATCGACACAAAGTGCTGCGCCACGCTGCGCGCGAATTTTACCCATGAGGTAAGGGAGTGCGACATGCGGGGGAAGCTCGTCGAGGATGAGGCCGCCGGAGAGGTGATGGTGGCCACGTATCCCTGCACGAGATATTCAACCGCGGCGGATATCAGCGGCCGGCGCACCGGCGATGATTTATACCTGCACTTTTTCCGGCACGTGGCCATCGGACGCCCGGAGGTTTATGTGCTGGAAAACGTGCCAGGTATGAAGAAATTCCCGGTGGTGATGGAGGCCATGACCAGACTGCCGGGCTACTACGTGGTTGTTTTTTGCCCGGTGGACTCGGCGATCTGGCTTCCGCAGCGGCGGGAGCGGTTGATCATTTTCGGTGCGCGCCGGCATTTTTCCTGGAGGCCGCCGCAGGCGGCGAGGCGGACGCGGTTGCGTGATGTGCTGGAGCGGAGTCCGTGCCTTCCGGAGGTGCCCGCTTATGTGCGTCGGAGGCTGTCGGGCGCGTATCGCGACCGGCCAATCATCAGTGATCCGGCTCGGGATGACATGGCACCGACGTGTGTGGCCCACTACTCCAAGGACCTGAGCACGCGGCTGGTGGCGGACCGGCGGTGGCCAGGCGGCGCCCGGCCGTATTCAGTGAGGGAATACGCGAGGCTGCAGGGTGTGCCTGATTCCTTCCGCTTCGTGGGCAGCAACTCGGATGCCTACCGCATGATCGGCAACGGCGTGTCGGTGCCGGTCGGGGAGTGGGTGGGCAGGGAGTTGTGCCGGTATTTCAATTCGGCTACACGGGAAAGGAGGGGCTGTGAATAAGCTCGTTTTAGATGCGTGCTGTGGGACCAGAATGTTCTGGTTCGATAAAAATGATCCGCGTGCCGTGTTCATCGACAAGCGCGCGGAGTCATTCCTCGCCGACAACCGGAAGGGTCGAAAAATGCTGCATGTGGCCCCGGACCTGGTCGCCGATTTCACCGCACTGCCTTTTCCCGACCGGTGCTTTTCGCTCGTCGTTTTCGATCCTCCACACCTCACCCGCAATGGAAAAACCAGCCGCATGCACAAGAAATACGGCTCGCTTGTCGGCGACTGGCGCGAGGAACTGCGCCAGGGATTTTCCGAGTGTTTCCGCGTCCTGAAACGAAACGGCATCCTGGTCTTTAAGTGGAACGAGGTGGACATCCCGGTCTCCCAAATCCTCGCCCTCACGCCAGAACGGCCGCTGTTCGGCAACCGCTGCGGCAAGCAGTCCCGTAGTCACTGGATCGTCTTTCTCAAACCATGACGCCACGACAACAGGGCATGTATTGGAGAGAGTGGGGCCGGTGTCGCGAATACTTCCGCGGGCGCGGGCTCACGAGCGCGGAGTGCGACGCCAAGCGCCACGAACTGCACCGCCGGGCGCTGGGCCGCGACAAGAGCAGCAAGAGGTTTCGCAACGCCGACCTCGACAAGGTCATCGCCGCGTTTCGCGCCGTGTGGGACGACGCCAACTTCGACGCGCAGATGCGCCAGCAGGAGCAGCCGGACCAGCGGCGCGAGGATATGATCACGCGGTGCTGGGACGCGGCGCGGGTGTGCATGGGTGGTGATCCTGCGCCGGATACCACCCTGGCCTACCTGGACGGGACCGCGCATAAAATCTTCAAAGTTGAATTCTCCGCGCTCGACGAGCGCCGGCTCGGTGTGGTGATGGGCATCCTCGAAAAGCAGGAGGACAGGGTGCGGGAGCGCGATATCAAGCAGGTGGAAAAAATGGAGGAGGAGCCGTTTTAGCCATGACCAGACGCGAACAATCCGCCTACGACGAGGGCAAGCTCGCCCGCCTCATGGATGAGCGCAATACCGCCAGCGGCTCGCGCAGCCGCTGTCCCTACCGCGCCGTCGACCACGTGCGCGCCTGGAAACAGGGTTACCAGGATCAGCTTTCCTCCAGCCCGCCGCGTGCGCGCACGCCCGAAGACGATGCTCGCGCCGCCGCCTTCTGCAGCGCCATCGAGGCATGGTGCGCGCGCACCAAATAGCCATGCCCGATATGCAACTCGCCCTCGTGTTTTCCCGCCCGCGCGACACCTCCGCGCGGGAGGGCACGCTGGTCGAGTTTTTGCGCGGGCGCGGCTGGATGACCGCTCTGCAGATCGGCGAGGCGTTGCGCTGGTCCGACCGCCTCGTGCGCGAGATCGCCTCGTCGAGCGATGCCGTCATCAGCTACCCCGGCTCGCCCGGCTACAAGCTCCTCGGCGAGTGCACGCGCGACGAATACGAGCGCTACCGCCTCGCCCGCCGCAGCCAGGCCAGGGACATGATCGCAAAGGTCATCCGCACCGACCGCGTCTACTACCGCCGCCCGCCCGTCACACCATGAACTCCATCGAAGCCTACCTGCACGATCGCGAAAACGCGCTCCGGCAACGCGAGATCCCCGCCGATCTCCTCGCATGGTTCAATCACGGCCTCTCGCCAGAGGATCGCCTGCTGAAATTCGACGGCTGGGTGCGCGCCGAGCTTGCCCGCCGGCTCGATTGGTCATGGGCCGGAGCCGCGAAGCAAAAGCGCATCGAGCAATGCCGTCTGCACCTCGAGCGCCTTGTGCTCGGCCTCTGGCGTCGCGGCTGGATGCTCGATGGTAAGCGCCTCGCCTTCCACATCACCACGTGCCTCGATGCCGTCGGCGAGTATCAACTCCGGGGCGCGGTCAATGACTTCTGGTCCTATTTCAAAGCCTGCGTCGACCGCTACGTCGGGGCCAACGCCGAGGAGCTGCGCACCG
This genomic stretch from Termitidicoccus mucosus harbors:
- a CDS encoding ASCH domain-containing protein is translated as MFQPRFVPLILDGTKTSTIRLPRKREVRVGDICDLRTWTGRPYASKQRKLREVVCAAVLSVEIDESWEVWLHGNKRLEIKERRALARGEGFYSPMDMLTWFRDTHGMPFRGTLYRWKEGLA
- a CDS encoding DNA cytosine methyltransferase, which produces MTPRVKSYFSGAGLMDLGLMRGGVNIVQSFEIDTKCCATLRANFTHEVRECDMRGKLVEDEAAGEVMVATYPCTRYSTAADISGRRTGDDLYLHFFRHVAIGRPEVYVLENVPGMKKFPVVMEAMTRLPGYYVVVFCPVDSAIWLPQRRERLIIFGARRHFSWRPPQAARRTRLRDVLERSPCLPEVPAYVRRRLSGAYRDRPIISDPARDDMAPTCVAHYSKDLSTRLVADRRWPGGARPYSVREYARLQGVPDSFRFVGSNSDAYRMIGNGVSVPVGEWVGRELCRYFNSATRERRGCE
- a CDS encoding class I SAM-dependent methyltransferase, which codes for MNKLVLDACCGTRMFWFDKNDPRAVFIDKRAESFLADNRKGRKMLHVAPDLVADFTALPFPDRCFSLVVFDPPHLTRNGKTSRMHKKYGSLVGDWREELRQGFSECFRVLKRNGILVFKWNEVDIPVSQILALTPERPLFGNRCGKQSRSHWIVFLKP